From Quercus robur chromosome 8, dhQueRobu3.1, whole genome shotgun sequence:
AGCAACATTTACGCTTACACTCCAAAAAAACTAACCAAATTACAATAGGGCTCCTCATAATAACTTATAAACCCAAAATACACAGTAAGCATAACAGTTGTAAGGTTCTAATTGGATATGAACATAGTACAAAAGTTGCTACAATATTTTGGAGTCTATATTGTCATGCCATTCTTTGTTAGGTAGCTAGTTGTGCATGACTGATACTATAGTAGATGAGTGGAGTATTATGTACTGCCAAAGCCTACTGAGTTCCTTGTTTGCATTAAGGTTACACTCACAACAACATGGCCTGATGGCCAAGGGTGCACTCCATAGTACTGGTCCTCAGCACCTTTGTTTGTATTCGACTACTCAAACATTACATGACATTGGATCTTTGTAGTGGGCATGCCCTGATGCTACCACCACAATGCAACAGCGAGCTCTTAGTCTCTTTGTCCTACTCCTTATCTTGGCACACCTTCTCCATTTGTCCAAACCTGGAATATTATGTCATGAATTTTCATAACTGCCCCTGAATCCTTAGATATTCCTAGGATAGATGTGTGgacttgatttatttatttcttggaCACGTGAATGGTTGGAATGAGCTCTAAGATTCCCCAAAGGAAATGACCAGTTTGCCCACTCTATTACAGACTTAGCTAAGTGGTCTGTACACCACTAACCCAAAAGtttaactttaaacccaatACCCAAATCCCTGTGTCTCTAACTTAACAActaattcttctcaaaaaaaaaaaaaaaaaaaaaaaaaaaaaaaaaaactttaaacccaattatattatattaatttttcaagtttttaaaattttctccatGTAAGATTTCTATTCATGTGTATGCCGAACAAAAAAAACATTGAGGCATAATATtggtttataaaaatttaaatatatgttgtATTTCATGAAATTATTACAGGAAAAGGTAAAGTAGAAGGGGCAGATAAAGCATGATTTAAAGATATACAGGCCATCTGAAGGCAAACAAAGAGGGTACCGTGCTGTACATTTTTACTTGTATGTATAACTGAAAAGAAGTGATTTTAGGCACTCGTACAGTATAGTTGAATAAAGGGTTCATTGGTAAAATGATGTGTCCCTCTCAAGCCTCTTCTCATAGTGAACAAGAACAACTTTACAGGCTTTAGAAATGCAGTGCAATTCATATCCACTTATGAAGAAGTTTGCCTTATATAACATTCGATCATGGAGTAGATATTCTAAATCACATTGGAGGTTGAACTCAAGGTTTATGCCTATGAGTTTCCTTCATTCATCTCCTTCATatagcaaaaagaaagagacataGAGCTCATACACAAATATTCTTCGCTTAGCAAAGACACAGTGAGAGATCCCATGTCTAATGAAAGACTAGTACTATATAAAGTCGATGAATCCGTCTGtttggcatttgttttttatttaggttGTGAAGTCATTGGCATCCAAATTacaactaaaaagaaaattatagttctccattaaaatcaataaagaagaaattatgTCCTGTTAGAGGAAGATACATCCATCCAGCTGCCTCAAATGTCAATCCTAAAGACGTTCAAGGTGCCTAGCCCTAGCTATTACTCAACCTAGACTCATTCTTTTGCTTTAAATTTCTAGTCAAGTTTTGGTCTCTGCCATGCGCTTTGTGTATCATGATCATATGACAGTACAGGTTAAAGATGATAAGGAATTTAGGCTAGTACGTATCCTAATTATTTCAATAAGACTTTTATGACCCAGGCACTGATCAAATCGCCTATAAATTAGGTGGCTCTACCACCAATTGTCCATTTCAAGGAACAATGAATTTATGTAACACTTTGATCAGAATGTTTCTCAAGTTCAGTCCAGATGGACCACAATGGTCCATAATTTAAACTAGTACATGCAAGTAATAATTTAGAGTTAAAATGGGAAATAATGATCCTTCATAGTAATCATCATGACACTTTATAGAAATCAACTATGAAATTAGATCCTACAAAGAccaaattatcaataaaaacttTTCGTGTACGTCTGATATCTTAATCTTAACAATGAATTGTGATAATTCATGCACTTCCTACCCTCAAACAGGAATCAGTTTAGCATGTAATCTACACCCTCCAAAAGTCTAGCATGTAATTCCAACACACTATCGGTACAGCACCAACCAATGGTAAACAAAATTAGGCTCATCAAACCTTTCCAACATCAGCAAATCATAACTTACCGTTCTCCAAACTAGCTTATAAACATCTTGTTATTCACTATTCCACCACCATATACTGACACACTCAAGACAATGGAGCTTGTGGTCCTGCTTCACCTTTTTCACCTTTTTATTACACTTTCTTCACCTACATTACTCCCAAGTTCCACCCCATTTCTCCACTACTCTCCACCACTACCTTCTTCTTGCAACCTTTCTCAATGGAAGCAAGGAGCTTTGAAGGCAAGCGAACTTTCAAAGAGAAGGTCTACAAGGAAGTCGAAGAAGATGTAGATGATGACTTGGATGAAGAAGAGGGAGGTGGTGAAATGATGAGCTTTGCAGataatgagagaaagagagcagTTGCTGTTTTCTCTGGTAAAAGAGGCACTAGTGGTGGTGCTGGTGGGGTGTCACCGCCGTGTTGTCAGGCAGAGAAATGTGGAGCTGATTTAACTGATGCAAAGCGTTACCATCGCCGTCATAAAGTGTGTGAGCTTCATTCAAAGGCATCTGTTGTGATTGTTGCAGGGCAGAGGCAACGGTTTTGTCAGCAATGCAGCAGGTCCAGGATCTCTAAACCTTCTTTTAGCATTGTTTCTGATTCAAGTTTCTTTAATATTGTAGAACTAGCACGGCCTCTGCTTCTTTTTACTTGATGATCATAATCTATATGTaaataaggaaaattttcttgcctctgtgaaaaaaaaaaaaaaaatttcctagatCATTCTCCCAGAATTTTCAAGCTAcatcctttatttctttttggttaaaaacgtctctctctctcacccacacacacacatatatagatgAAGCTTCGAATAATTCTCTGTTCCAAAGAATACTTCAAGAACTAACTTTATCGGCATAATTTAGAAGTTTTTCACCAAAACAAACAAGTCAAAACTTTTGATGTATGGCAACAATGACCTGTAGACCCCAATATAGCTAATTTTCAGTTCTAAACCTTTGAATATGTTTGCAGACTTGGAATGTGATTCCTAGCATTACTTCCACCACCAGTTTGGCTTCTATATGTAAATGTATGTGTATTCCATCATATACTAAAAcgacagaaaataaaaataattcctaaaaCATGTGAATTTCTTCTATACTTTATTTTGACCCAATGTTACGCAATGTAACTATTACGCTAAAATACTAAAACGTCTTAGACATTTGCAAGAAGATTTCATGTGCTAACTTGTTCGCCAAAAGTAGTGGAGAGCCCTAAATTCAATGAAAGAGCTTCCCTCTAATTCCAACACTGGAGGCAATGCAATTAAAGAAAGTTACCACATAAGACAGGTTCAAGTTGCAGTAACAGGAACTTTTTCTAAAAGGAAGTTTTCAAAGAATACCTTTAATAAATAAAGGGTTATGGCATTCGAACAACAGTATCAACATAAATTGCTTGAATTTTTAGTTACTTTCTACTTGTAGATATTATTGTCTCTGCTGAACTTAAAGCTTCATTTGTCCCTTGCCTATAAATTCATTTAGCACTTACCACTTCTATAAAACTAGGACAAGGctgtttttttttctatgtcGTATGCTCTTTCAGTGAATTTAACTTTGATGGTATCTGAGAACTTTTCGTAATTGGACCATATAGGTTCCATGATCTATCAgagtttgatgaagccaaaaGAAGCTGCCGCGTACGCTTGGCTGGACATAATGAGCGCCGCAGAAAGGTTGGTTACCAGTCAAAGGAAACTCAGAGTAGGCAAACTGATGATCATAGTGGCAGAATTCAGGTAACAATCCCAGGGAATTCCAGTTACAAGCAACTCCAGATGCGATAAGATCAATGGTTTCCGCGTCCTGGCACGCTCTCTCTCTTCTGTCATCCTTACATGCCCTGCTCTGCATAAGATTGATAGTTTTCTATGCTGCGTACTGAGAAATCGTATCTACATAATATTTAAGAGGAGACCGTCCTTGTAACAAGTAACAACTACCTtgggttgtttgttttggttctACTTATGTCATTGTTTATGAACTGGTATGGCTATGTGGAATAGGCCTTAAGTTAGTGTTCTATAGTAATTATGATTGTCTCTATGTACTTCCCTCTcatataagttttgaaattgaAGGACCTGGTCTCTAATTATCTATACAGAGCACTTAATTTATATCCTAAGTTTCTCTCCAAcctgatgagtgatgagtgatagaATTTCCAGTTTGATGCATAGAGCTCCCTTGCAACATTAGTCTATAATAGATAAGCACGTTTCGAAGACTTAAAACCTCCACTGCTGGATGAGATATTTCACTTCAACACTGAAATCGCTTGATGCCATTAAACAATGTTAAATATTAACTATGATATATTTCATGTTGAATATGTTTAAAGAGATGCGGAAAATGGAAGCATAAAATAGGAACATAAAAACATAGGCTTATGTGATTTAGCCATACGGCCTACGTCTACGAAGGAAACTTTTAacggctacatctttattatataaaagtATAGTACAAAACCTGTATTATAATAAACCATAACATTGGTATTTATAGTAGattaa
This genomic window contains:
- the LOC126695044 gene encoding squamosa promoter-binding protein 1-like, whose amino-acid sequence is MEARSFEGKRTFKEKVYKEVEEDVDDDLDEEEGGGEMMSFADNERKRAVAVFSGKRGTSGGAGGVSPPCCQAEKCGADLTDAKRYHRRHKVCELHSKASVVIVAGQRQRFCQQCSRFHDLSEFDEAKRSCRVRLAGHNERRRKVGYQSKETQSRQTDDHSGRIQVTIPGNSSYKQLQMR